The Kryptolebias marmoratus isolate JLee-2015 linkage group LG18, ASM164957v2, whole genome shotgun sequence genome includes a region encoding these proteins:
- the si:ch73-352p4.8 gene encoding cystine/glutamate transporter isoform X2, producing MKRARMKDGQDNRKTDGEVVHLRREIGLLPAVSFIIGTVVGSGIFIAPKGVLLNSGSVGLSLLVWAMSGVLSLFGALCYAELGTSFTKSGGHYTYLLETLGPVPAFLRLWVEFLFIRPAASSYVSLAFGRYVVEPFFAPCAAPTALVKLVSVLGVTFVVAVNCWSVRMASRTQVTLTFVKMFALILIIIPGVIALAKGKTENFQNGFEVGSITLDRLPLAFYNGLYAYGGWFYLNFVTEEVINPNRTIPLAIIFSMVTVTVLYVLINVAYYAIMTPAELLLSDAVAVTFASRALQGVAPVIPVLVALSCLGALNGGFFGSPRMLFVGAREGHWPPIFSMIHIRRQTPLPAVLFMYPLVVLMLISGEIYQLINFASFSRWFFIALATLGMLVHRYRFPHHPRPFKVPLAIAVTFTVVCFFIVGLSLYSDPWNTGQSCALTLTGLPVYYVTIYRFRLPRRFRHVFNYCSKQLQILLEVAQQEVQTY from the exons ATGAAGAGGGCACGGATGAAGGACGGGCAAGATAACAGGAAGACGGATGGGGAGGTGGTGCACCTTCGGCGGGAGATCGGGCTGCTGCCTGCTGTGTCCTTCATCATCGGAACAGTGGTGGGCAGCGGGATCTTCATCGCCCCGAAGGGAGTCCTATTGAACAGCGGCAGCGTGGGGCTGTCTCTGCTGGTGTGGGCGATGTCTGGCGTCCTCTCCTTGTTCG GGGCCCTCTGCTATGCTGAACTGGGCACCAGTTTTACAAAGTCTGGGGGTCACTACACTTACCTGCTGGAGACACTGGGGCCCGTCCCTGCTTTCCTCAGACTCTGGGTGGAGTTTTTATTCATAAG ACCAGCTGCTTCTTCTTACGTTTCCCTGGCTTTCGGACGTTACGTCGTGGAGCCCTTCTTCGCACCCTGCGCTGCTCCCACGGCCCTAGTCAAACTCGTCAGTGTCCTCGGAGTGA CATTCGTGGTTGCAGTCAACTGCTGGAGCGTCAGAATGGCCTCTCGTACTCAGGTCACCTTAACCTTTGTCAAGATGTTTGCGTTGATCCTCATAATCATCCCAGGCGTCATCGCGTTGGCCAAAG GGAAAACGGAGAATTTCCAGAATGGCTTTGAGGTGGGCTCCATAACGCTGGATCGGTTGCCGCTGGCCTTCTACAACGGCCTGTACGCTTATGGCGGATG GTTTTATCTGAACTTTGTCACAGAGGAGGTCATAAACCCAAACAG AACGATCCCGCTGGCGATCATCTTCTCCATGGTGACAGTGACGGTCCTTTACGTGCTCATTAATGTGGCTTACTACGCCATAATGACGCCTGCTGAGCTGTTGCTGTCTGACGCGGTGGCTGTG ACGTTTGCCAGCCGAGCTCTCCAGGGCGTGGCCCCCGTGATCCCCGTTCTCGTCGCCTTATCTTGCCTCGGAGCCCTGAACGGCGGCTTCTTCGGCTCCCCCAG GATGCTGTTTGTGGGTGCCAGGGAGGGCCACTGGCCACCAATTTTTTCCATGATTCATATCCGCAGACAGACACCTTTACCTGCTGTTCTTTTCATG TACCCCTTGGTGGTGCTGATGTTAATCTCTGGCGAAATCTACCAGCTCATCAACTTTGCCTCCTTCTCTCGCTGGTTCTTCATCGCCTTGGCAACCTTGGGCATGCTCGTCCATCGATACCGTTTCCCCCATCACCCTAGGCCTTTCAAG GTGCCCCTGGCTATCGCGGTCACCTTCACGGTGGTTTGCTTCTTCATCGTGGGCCTCTCTCTGTACTCGGACCCCTGGAACACAGGGCAGAGCTGCGCCCTCACTCTGACCGGGCTGCCAGTGTACTACGTGACCATCTACCGCTTTCGGCTGCCCCGCAGGTTCAGACACGTCTTCA ACTACTGTAGCAAGCAGCTGCAGATCCTTCTAGAAGTGGCGCAACAGGAAGTCCAGACATACTGA
- the si:ch73-352p4.8 gene encoding cystine/glutamate transporter isoform X1, with the protein MKRARMKDGQDNRKTDGEVVHLRREIGLLPAVSFIIGTVVGSGIFIAPKGVLLNSGSVGLSLLVWAMSGVLSLFGALCYAELGTSFTKSGGHYTYLLETLGPVPAFLRLWVEFLFIRPAASSYVSLAFGRYVVEPFFAPCAAPTALVKLVSVLGVTFVVAVNCWSVRMASRTQVTLTFVKMFALILIIIPGVIALAKGKTENFQNGFEVGSITLDRLPLAFYNGLYAYGGWFYLNFVTEEVINPNRYFLHATFAPNQSNVENQVASQKVVSSCAFLIRTIPLAIIFSMVTVTVLYVLINVAYYAIMTPAELLLSDAVAVTFASRALQGVAPVIPVLVALSCLGALNGGFFGSPRMLFVGAREGHWPPIFSMIHIRRQTPLPAVLFMYPLVVLMLISGEIYQLINFASFSRWFFIALATLGMLVHRYRFPHHPRPFKVPLAIAVTFTVVCFFIVGLSLYSDPWNTGQSCALTLTGLPVYYVTIYRFRLPRRFRHVFNYCSKQLQILLEVAQQEVQTY; encoded by the exons ATGAAGAGGGCACGGATGAAGGACGGGCAAGATAACAGGAAGACGGATGGGGAGGTGGTGCACCTTCGGCGGGAGATCGGGCTGCTGCCTGCTGTGTCCTTCATCATCGGAACAGTGGTGGGCAGCGGGATCTTCATCGCCCCGAAGGGAGTCCTATTGAACAGCGGCAGCGTGGGGCTGTCTCTGCTGGTGTGGGCGATGTCTGGCGTCCTCTCCTTGTTCG GGGCCCTCTGCTATGCTGAACTGGGCACCAGTTTTACAAAGTCTGGGGGTCACTACACTTACCTGCTGGAGACACTGGGGCCCGTCCCTGCTTTCCTCAGACTCTGGGTGGAGTTTTTATTCATAAG ACCAGCTGCTTCTTCTTACGTTTCCCTGGCTTTCGGACGTTACGTCGTGGAGCCCTTCTTCGCACCCTGCGCTGCTCCCACGGCCCTAGTCAAACTCGTCAGTGTCCTCGGAGTGA CATTCGTGGTTGCAGTCAACTGCTGGAGCGTCAGAATGGCCTCTCGTACTCAGGTCACCTTAACCTTTGTCAAGATGTTTGCGTTGATCCTCATAATCATCCCAGGCGTCATCGCGTTGGCCAAAG GGAAAACGGAGAATTTCCAGAATGGCTTTGAGGTGGGCTCCATAACGCTGGATCGGTTGCCGCTGGCCTTCTACAACGGCCTGTACGCTTATGGCGGATG GTTTTATCTGAACTTTGTCACAGAGGAGGTCATAAACCCAAACAGGTATTTTCTTCACGCGACATTTGCCCCAAATCAGTCGAATGTGGAAAACCAAGTTGCCTCTCAAAAGGTTGTCTCCTCATGTGCATTTCTGATCAGAACGATCCCGCTGGCGATCATCTTCTCCATGGTGACAGTGACGGTCCTTTACGTGCTCATTAATGTGGCTTACTACGCCATAATGACGCCTGCTGAGCTGTTGCTGTCTGACGCGGTGGCTGTG ACGTTTGCCAGCCGAGCTCTCCAGGGCGTGGCCCCCGTGATCCCCGTTCTCGTCGCCTTATCTTGCCTCGGAGCCCTGAACGGCGGCTTCTTCGGCTCCCCCAG GATGCTGTTTGTGGGTGCCAGGGAGGGCCACTGGCCACCAATTTTTTCCATGATTCATATCCGCAGACAGACACCTTTACCTGCTGTTCTTTTCATG TACCCCTTGGTGGTGCTGATGTTAATCTCTGGCGAAATCTACCAGCTCATCAACTTTGCCTCCTTCTCTCGCTGGTTCTTCATCGCCTTGGCAACCTTGGGCATGCTCGTCCATCGATACCGTTTCCCCCATCACCCTAGGCCTTTCAAG GTGCCCCTGGCTATCGCGGTCACCTTCACGGTGGTTTGCTTCTTCATCGTGGGCCTCTCTCTGTACTCGGACCCCTGGAACACAGGGCAGAGCTGCGCCCTCACTCTGACCGGGCTGCCAGTGTACTACGTGACCATCTACCGCTTTCGGCTGCCCCGCAGGTTCAGACACGTCTTCA ACTACTGTAGCAAGCAGCTGCAGATCCTTCTAGAAGTGGCGCAACAGGAAGTCCAGACATACTGA
- the foxm1 gene encoding forkhead box protein M1 isoform X2, giving the protein MRRSPRRPLILKRRKLPFPPNEPAPASSGGSKEPSKPAASQGFPDGVRIMDHPSISGTQVVVVPKEADLQSVIGALTAKGKECGVHGPNKFILLSGSQDNGSFSQASVKEESVPPSSTAGQPADAESKLSSPDAKPVSGNKSMNKDASCRPLDDSLTNIQWLGRMSSCALEQDTVKQDQENQIKTSQNKQESAKYTNAEVARHPMAERPPYSYMAMIQFAINSSKSRRMTLKEIYTWIEDHFPYYRQVAKPGWKNSIRHNLSLHDMFLRETSPDSKISFWTIRPEVNRCLTYDQVYKRMTPIASKMPTGSERKMKPLLPRTESYLVPIQLPVAPSVYLPSSSASIGPKRKQSSFRTAKRVRIAPKVAQSDLPAVVRSHLRNNSLNVEMKQEPIDVSVKSETPKAPPKKQASRSRRKQRLNSLHEEPILLCPDNTFFDSGIAFDASTFQDARDAELNQPHQGQDSPDREFSFKTPIKSSGLLTSSTPSKPTPSVVTEPWKVTPVGKRSQNVLDFSPIRTPGGPTVTPQNDYTTFSFSSTPFKDLPLFSSPRELLANAPPRAPRAREPSIEHMRSGCSRGLLQAGGASPPPNRSVTEGLVLDTMNDSLSKILVDISFTGLDGEDLGTANISWSEFIGQF; this is encoded by the exons ATGAGACGGAGTCCAAGGAGACCCCTGAtcctgaaaagaagaaaacttccTTTTCCGCCAAATGAGCCGGCGCCAGCTTCGTCCGGTGGCTCCAAAGAGCCCTCGAAGCCAGCTGCCAGTCAGGGCTTCCCCGACGGCGTCCGCATCATGGATCACCCTTCCATTTCCGGCACGCAGGTGGTTGTCGTCCCCAAGGAGGCAGATCTGCAAAGCGTCATCGGTGCCCTCACTGCTAAAGGCAAAGAGTGCGGCGTCCACGGCCCAAACAAGTTCATCCTCCTGAGCGGGAGCCAGGACAATGGATCTTTTTCTCAGGCGTCTGTGAAAGAAGAATCGGTTCCTCCGAGCAGCACAGCTGGACAACCAGCGGATGCAGAAAGCAAACTCAGCTCCCCTGATGCCAAACCTGTCTCTGGAAATAAATCTA TGAATAAAGATGCCAGTTGCAGGCCTTTAGATGACAGCCTCACCAACATCCAGTGGCTGGGCAGAATGAGCTCATGTGCCTTAGAGCAGGACACTGTAAAGCAGGACCAGGAGAACCAGATTAAAACATCCCAGAATAAACAG gAATCTGCTAAGTACACTAACGCAGAAGTTGCCCGGCACCCCATGGCAGAGAGGCCTCCATACTCCTACATGGCCATGATCCAGTTCGCCATCAACAGCAGCAAGAGCAGGAGGATGACGCTGAAAGAAATTTACACATGGATCGAGGACCATTTTCCCTACTATCGGCAGGTGGCCAAACCAGGATGGAAG AACTCCATACGCCACAACCTGTCTCTGCACGACATGTTCCTTCGCGAGACATCGCCTGACAGTAAAATCTCATTCTGGACCATCCGACCCGAGGTCAATCGATGCCTCACTTATGATCAGGTGTACAAG AGGATGACTCCAATTGCAAGTAAAATGCCCACAGGCTCCG agagaaaaatgaaaccTCTTCTTCCTCGGACCGAATCCTACTTGGTTCCCATCCAGCTCCCCGTCGCCCCCTCCGTGTATCTGCCATCCTCGTCTGCCTCCATTGGCCCCAAGCGGAAGCAGAGCTCTTTTCGAACAGCCAAGAGAGTCCGCATAGCCCCGAAG GTGGCGCAAAGTGACCTCCCGGCTGTGGTTAGATCTCACCTGAGGAACAACAGCCTAAACGTGGAGATGAAGCAGGAACCGATAGACGTTTCGGTCAAAAGTGAGACTCCCAAAGCCCCTCCAAAGAAACAAGCCAGCAGGTCTCGTCGCAAACAGCGCCTCAACTCCCTGCACGAGGAGCCCATTCTCCTGTGTCCTGATAATACCTTCTTTGACTCGGGCATAGCTTTTGATGCCTCGACGTTCCAGGACGCCCGAGATGCCGAGCTCAATCAGCCCCACCAGGGACAGGACAGCCCCGACCGGGAGTTCTCCTTTAAGACCCCCATAAAAAGCAGCGGCCTCTTGACCTCTTCCACCCCAAGCAAGCCCACTCCGAGTGTTGTGACCGAGCCGTGGAAAGTGACGCCTGTGGGCAAGCGGAGCCAAAACGTCCTGGACTTCAGCCCCATCCGCACACCGGGCGGTCCTACAGTCACGCCTCAGAACGACTACACCaccttcagcttcagcagcaccCCGTTCAAAGACCTCCCCCTGTTCAGCTCCCCCAGGGAGCTGCTGGCGAACGCTCCCCCCAGGGCCCCCCGAGCCAGAGAGCCGTCCATCGAACACATGCGGAGCGGCTGCTCCAGGGGGCTGCTGCAGGCGGGGGGCGCCTCGCCGCCGCCGAACCGCTCGGTCACGGAGGGCCTCGTCCTGGACACCATGAACGACAGCCTGAGCAAGATTCTGGTGGACATCAGCTTCACGGGCCTGGACGGCGAGGACCTCGGCACAGCCAACATCAGTTGGTCCGAGTTCATCGGTCAGTTTTGA
- the foxm1 gene encoding forkhead box protein M1 isoform X1, with the protein MIHASIPVNLNGHLSDLTMRRSPRRPLILKRRKLPFPPNEPAPASSGGSKEPSKPAASQGFPDGVRIMDHPSISGTQVVVVPKEADLQSVIGALTAKGKECGVHGPNKFILLSGSQDNGSFSQASVKEESVPPSSTAGQPADAESKLSSPDAKPVSGNKSMNKDASCRPLDDSLTNIQWLGRMSSCALEQDTVKQDQENQIKTSQNKQESAKYTNAEVARHPMAERPPYSYMAMIQFAINSSKSRRMTLKEIYTWIEDHFPYYRQVAKPGWKNSIRHNLSLHDMFLRETSPDSKISFWTIRPEVNRCLTYDQVYKRMTPIASKMPTGSERKMKPLLPRTESYLVPIQLPVAPSVYLPSSSASIGPKRKQSSFRTAKRVRIAPKVAQSDLPAVVRSHLRNNSLNVEMKQEPIDVSVKSETPKAPPKKQASRSRRKQRLNSLHEEPILLCPDNTFFDSGIAFDASTFQDARDAELNQPHQGQDSPDREFSFKTPIKSSGLLTSSTPSKPTPSVVTEPWKVTPVGKRSQNVLDFSPIRTPGGPTVTPQNDYTTFSFSSTPFKDLPLFSSPRELLANAPPRAPRAREPSIEHMRSGCSRGLLQAGGASPPPNRSVTEGLVLDTMNDSLSKILVDISFTGLDGEDLGTANISWSEFIGQF; encoded by the exons ATGATACACGCAAG CATACCAGTAAACTTAAATGGGCATCTCAGTGATCTGACCATGAGACGGAGTCCAAGGAGACCCCTGAtcctgaaaagaagaaaacttccTTTTCCGCCAAATGAGCCGGCGCCAGCTTCGTCCGGTGGCTCCAAAGAGCCCTCGAAGCCAGCTGCCAGTCAGGGCTTCCCCGACGGCGTCCGCATCATGGATCACCCTTCCATTTCCGGCACGCAGGTGGTTGTCGTCCCCAAGGAGGCAGATCTGCAAAGCGTCATCGGTGCCCTCACTGCTAAAGGCAAAGAGTGCGGCGTCCACGGCCCAAACAAGTTCATCCTCCTGAGCGGGAGCCAGGACAATGGATCTTTTTCTCAGGCGTCTGTGAAAGAAGAATCGGTTCCTCCGAGCAGCACAGCTGGACAACCAGCGGATGCAGAAAGCAAACTCAGCTCCCCTGATGCCAAACCTGTCTCTGGAAATAAATCTA TGAATAAAGATGCCAGTTGCAGGCCTTTAGATGACAGCCTCACCAACATCCAGTGGCTGGGCAGAATGAGCTCATGTGCCTTAGAGCAGGACACTGTAAAGCAGGACCAGGAGAACCAGATTAAAACATCCCAGAATAAACAG gAATCTGCTAAGTACACTAACGCAGAAGTTGCCCGGCACCCCATGGCAGAGAGGCCTCCATACTCCTACATGGCCATGATCCAGTTCGCCATCAACAGCAGCAAGAGCAGGAGGATGACGCTGAAAGAAATTTACACATGGATCGAGGACCATTTTCCCTACTATCGGCAGGTGGCCAAACCAGGATGGAAG AACTCCATACGCCACAACCTGTCTCTGCACGACATGTTCCTTCGCGAGACATCGCCTGACAGTAAAATCTCATTCTGGACCATCCGACCCGAGGTCAATCGATGCCTCACTTATGATCAGGTGTACAAG AGGATGACTCCAATTGCAAGTAAAATGCCCACAGGCTCCG agagaaaaatgaaaccTCTTCTTCCTCGGACCGAATCCTACTTGGTTCCCATCCAGCTCCCCGTCGCCCCCTCCGTGTATCTGCCATCCTCGTCTGCCTCCATTGGCCCCAAGCGGAAGCAGAGCTCTTTTCGAACAGCCAAGAGAGTCCGCATAGCCCCGAAG GTGGCGCAAAGTGACCTCCCGGCTGTGGTTAGATCTCACCTGAGGAACAACAGCCTAAACGTGGAGATGAAGCAGGAACCGATAGACGTTTCGGTCAAAAGTGAGACTCCCAAAGCCCCTCCAAAGAAACAAGCCAGCAGGTCTCGTCGCAAACAGCGCCTCAACTCCCTGCACGAGGAGCCCATTCTCCTGTGTCCTGATAATACCTTCTTTGACTCGGGCATAGCTTTTGATGCCTCGACGTTCCAGGACGCCCGAGATGCCGAGCTCAATCAGCCCCACCAGGGACAGGACAGCCCCGACCGGGAGTTCTCCTTTAAGACCCCCATAAAAAGCAGCGGCCTCTTGACCTCTTCCACCCCAAGCAAGCCCACTCCGAGTGTTGTGACCGAGCCGTGGAAAGTGACGCCTGTGGGCAAGCGGAGCCAAAACGTCCTGGACTTCAGCCCCATCCGCACACCGGGCGGTCCTACAGTCACGCCTCAGAACGACTACACCaccttcagcttcagcagcaccCCGTTCAAAGACCTCCCCCTGTTCAGCTCCCCCAGGGAGCTGCTGGCGAACGCTCCCCCCAGGGCCCCCCGAGCCAGAGAGCCGTCCATCGAACACATGCGGAGCGGCTGCTCCAGGGGGCTGCTGCAGGCGGGGGGCGCCTCGCCGCCGCCGAACCGCTCGGTCACGGAGGGCCTCGTCCTGGACACCATGAACGACAGCCTGAGCAAGATTCTGGTGGACATCAGCTTCACGGGCCTGGACGGCGAGGACCTCGGCACAGCCAACATCAGTTGGTCCGAGTTCATCGGTCAGTTTTGA